From Abiotrophia defectiva ATCC 49176:
TTATCAGTTCCCTGACTAAGTTCCTTGAGCATCTCTTGAAGGTGAGTCCGCTTTTTATTGATATCATCAATTCTTGATTTTCGTTCTTGAATGTTTTTCTCAACTTGGCTATCATTTTTGTTGAAAAGCGCCAAATCATTTTGGCCTAAGTCTGTTTCAAAAGCTGCTTGTAAATTCTTTTCTTGTGTTTGAATTTCGGTTAAATCATTGAGAATGGCAGTAGTATCCTCTTGAATTAGGCCTACTGCGCGGTCTACGCGAGTTAAGGAATTGTCGCAAGCCACAAGAAAAAGACAACTACAGAGCAAAATCAATAGATATTTGAATCGCTTCATAAAGACTCCTTTACTTTAGTTTTTAGGTGCCACCTAGGTGTTTTCTTCACCATTTTGAGGTATAATAGAACTTATACATCTTTATTATACCAAAAAGAAAACGCATTTAACAAGGAGAACGACATGTTAGTCGCATTGGTTACGATAGTTGGCCTTATAATTGCCGACCAGGGTCTGAAATTTTGGGTTGTTTCAAACCTTGCAGTAGGATCCCAAATTAAGCTTATTCCTGGATATTTCAGTCTAACCTACGTACAAAATAGGGGGGCATCTTGGGGCATCTTACCCGGAGCTCAAGGTCTCTTTATTGCTATTACAGTCTTAGCAGTTACTTTTTTCAGCTATAAAATTTATAAAAAACAAGCTAGCTCTTCCTGGGTCAATTTTGCCTATGGATGTCTAGTAGGCGGTGCATTAGGCAATCTGATTGATCGTCTTGTCAATGGCTATGTTGTTGATATGCTACAAACGGATTTTATCAGTTTCCCAATTTTCAATCTAGCGGATTCAGCCTTGACGATTGGTGTTATCATTTTACTTCTACTCGCAAAAGAGCAAGATTTGAGTTTATTTTAAAGAATGTCGCAAAGAAGGAGTTGCTTATGACAGCAGAGGAATTTCAATTAAAAGGGCAAGCGGGACGTCTGGATAAGATTTTAACCGACTTAATGCCTGGCGAAAGCCGCTCAACTATTCAAAAGATTATCAAAGACGGCCTTGTAAAGGTTGATGGTCACCATCAAAAAGCCAACTTTAAACTAAAGGGAGATGAATGCCTCCTCGTTGAGCGTCGAATCCTTATAGTAGAAGAAGATACCCTACCAGAGCCTGAGGCAATGGATCTCAATATTGTTTATGAAGACGACGATATCCTGGTCATTAATAAACCAGCAGGATTAGTCGTGCATCCTTCGAAAGGCCATCTACAGGGAACTCTGGTCAATGGCTTACTTCATTACTTGAACGGAAATCTGTCCAGCGGCTCGGATTTATACCGCCCTGGTATCGTACATCGGATTGATAAGGACACTTCTGGCCTCTTAGTAGTAGCTAAACATAATGCCGCTCACCAAGCCCTAGCAGACCAACTAGTCAATCATGATATGCGTCGCTCATATAGGGCACTCGTGCATGGCCACGTCAAAGCTCCGCAAGGTACTATTGAAGCCCCACTGCAACGAGATCCAGCCAACCGCTTGCGTTGGACGGTTGCCAAAGACGGGAAATATGCTTTAACTCGTTTTCAAGTCTTAGAAAGTTATGAGAATGCTACTTTATTAGACTTGGAGCTAGAGACAGGGCGGACTCACCAGATTCGTGTTCACCTAGAGTTTATTGGACATCCACTAGTTGGTGACCCTGTTTATCGCAAGGGGCTGGACCATGTCAAAGGGTCACTCGTCCATGATATGTCTGGCCAACTACTTCATGCCTATGCACTTAAATTACAACATCCTAGAACAGGTGAGTGGTTAGAATTTAAGGCGCCACTGCCAGGTCATTTTGAGCAAGTTTTAAGTCAGTTAGCTTGAATTTATGACCAACGTTTCCACAGAAAGGTCGGGTATTCATGAATCCAAATGATAAAATCTTGGATAAAATCCGTAATTTGCTTGAGCTAGCAGAGGATGGTAACCAGGATGAGGAGAGCCAGACAGCTCTCTTGATGGCACAAAAACTCATGCTTAAGCATAAAATATCCCAGCATGAGCTAGATGCGGCCACTAGTCTAGATGTCATTGTCACACGTTCCTTATCTGTGTACAAAACCCTCTTTTGGTGGGAGAAGCTATTGGCACGAACTATTGCAGATAATTTTCGCATTATGCTCTATGTGCAGAGCACGCGATTGCCTCATCAATCAAAAACTCAGCGCAAGATCGTCTATATGGGATATCAGTCAGACGTGGATTTAGCCTATCATGTCTTTCAACTAGCGACTAAGGCCATGAAGTATCATGCTGGACAACACCTTAAATTAGTTAGCCAAGATTTGACCTCCTCCCAGAAGCAAAGCCAACGTCGAGCCTATTATCAAGGTTTTATGGATGGCTTAGCAGCAAAATATGAGCGTCAGCGTCAAGTTATGGTAGCGGAAGAAGCGGGCTATTCCTTGGTAATTCAAGTTCCTGAAGAGGTAAGAGAGGCTTTCCGCGCTCAGGTTCAGGGGCATATTGTCTTTAAGCAACCTCATGTCACTGAAGAGGGCTTGGCCTATGAGAGTGGCTATCAACAAGCTAAATCAATGAGTCTTGAGGCTGCTCAGCTAGATTGCGGAGATAATTAGAATTTAATATCAAAAACGTTTGCAAAGAAAAGTAGTTAATCTGTGAGTTAACTACTTTTTTTGTGCTTTTAAGATCTCAATCAAACCAATATATTTGTACGAAAAATTTAACTGCAAAACTGGTTGCGCTTGCAAAAAATATTTAAAGTTAAATTTTGATGTACCTATTTCATGCTAGGTTATAAAGCCTAGATAACTTTAAATCGGATTAATGAATGTCAATTTATATAGACAAGTTAATATTAATAACTTTTCTATATAATCGCAATGTTCGTATTTTTATGTTGATTATATAACTATACATCTATAAATATGTATATTTGGGTGTCTCGGCCTCTATATATAGATGGTGATACGAATATTAGAAACAATATGTGGTATTAATTAACGTTTTTCGATTTACAGAACGTAACCTTTTTGTTATAATGTCAGTGACTGGTTATATAAATGAAATAGTTTTTCTAGTGCAATTGTCATAAGACTGTCTCAATGTCTTGATGTATTAATATCTCAGTCGTGTCCTATCACTCATATTTACGATTATAGGGGGTTGGTGAAATGATAAATATCAAGTGTAAGTGATAGGTAAGGACGAAAGATAGTAAATAAACTATCATTTATAAAGATAGATTGGAAGTCTGTATAAGAAAGTAATTTATTAAGAATAGGACTATTGGTTAATTAGCAAATATAAGAAACCTAGACTTAACTAGTCGAACGAATAGCGATTAAGGATTTGGCTACTCATTCTGATTGAAGCAGGGCTTTGCCCCACAAGGGCCGTTGTCATAGAGTGTTCTGTTGCCGTGAGGATGACTTAATCAAGAGGAGGAAAATATATGAAGGAAAATGTTAAATGGGCAAAACTGTTTGCCATCTTAATGCTCATCTTCAGTGTTTTATCAGGCCCGTTAGAGGCTTTTGCTCAGGATGTCAGTAGCGCACCCGATGTCGAGGAGCTTGTCTCTTCGTCTGTAAATTCGTCGTCAAATGATGATGCAAATGAAAATGCTTCATCAGAATCTGGAGAGGAAGCAAGCTTCCCCCAAGCACAAGCGCTTAATACTAATATCAACGGCACACCTAAAGCCTTACACAATGCAGTTAGAAGTGCCATTGTTTGGGACTATAACAATGCTCGTGAAGCAACTAAGGATGAAGACGGTAACTACGTCTTAAGAGAAGGGTCGCTCTTCGGTTTTGAAATGCAGTTTGACCTAGCAGACTATGATTATAACTTGAACAATGGGGATTACTTTGAGTATGAAATTCCAGCACCTCTAACAGTTCTAGCAGGGAGTTTTGACTTGATTGATGGTCCGACTGGCATTGCAGTTGGTGTTGCGGAAGTTACTTCTAACGGCCCTGGTCAAGGTGGTTCAGTTCATATCAGCATTCAAAACTTAGAAAAATACCTTGAAGCTAAAAAAGCGGATACTGCTTATGGTGTACGGGGAAGTTTCTTTGTACAGTTTAAATCTGATACAATTAAAACTCCAGTTACTATTCGCCTTAAAGATAAAGGTTCCGCTGCAGGCGTAAATATCGTGTTAAAAGTAAATCCGCGTGGCCCAGTCACTGACAACGGCCCTTACCTAAGCGGTGAGAACTTTAACAAGTTATGGGGGGTTATGATTGAAGACCCTTGGGAATCTGTTGCTCTGGGCACTACAGGTAATTATGTTCACCCTTGGCGTGTTCGTCTTAACGCAAGCCTAGGCAAATATAATAAATATGTTGTTTATGATGAAATTTCCCAGGGTAGTGGGGACATGCAGTTTATCCCTGAAAGCTTCCGTCTCTTGTCGGGTAAAAAGATTAATCAGAACTGGGGTTTAGATGATGGTTATGAATTAGAAGAAGGTAGTGACTACTCTATTAGCTTCAGTGATAACTACACTAAGTTCAAAATGACTATCTTCAACCCATCTGGTAAACCTTTCATTTTGGACTATAAAACAACCGCTCCTGGGGATGGGAGTACCGTTGGGAACGTGATTTCTGTTCAAGGTGATGATAAACCCCTCCCTAATAACGCAGTAAACAATAGCACGAAAGAGGAAGTTCGTCGTCGTAGCAGTTTGACGGAAGGCGGGGCTATTCAATTGAATGTTGCCTACCGTATTGTGATTAATAAGGTAGATGCTGAAACTAAGAAGCCTTTAGCGGGCGCTGTCTTTAAAGTAACTGACCCTGATGGGAATGAATTCCGCTTAGCGCCTACTGGTACGGATGGTTCAACCATTTCTGATAAAATTAAAGATTCTTTAGCTGAAAAAGGGACCTTCAAAATTCAAGAAGAGACAGCTCCAGCAGGTTACGAGTTATCCAATGATGTGACTGAAGTAACCGTAACTGAAACAGGCGTAATCCGTACAATTGAGAACAAAAAACGTTCTACAGGGTTTAAGGCTACTAAGGTATGGGTAGGTGACCAAGATGCTTCTAAGCGTCCGTCTGTCAAATTCCAACTTAAGCGTGATGGCGCTAACTATGGCGATGTTAAAGATGTGCCAAAAGCCGGTGGGGTCGTAACTTGGTCTAACTTACCATACTATCAAGATGGTAAGACCGATCCATCTGTCTACACGGTTGAAGAAACTGGCGTAGAAGGTACTGGCTATGAAGTAGCTTATAGTGATCAGACCGCTACAAGTGCAACTGTAACCAACACTTACCGTAACACTGAATTTAAAGCGACCAAAGTTTGGGCTGGCGACCAAGATGCAAGTAAGCGTCCGGCTGTTAAGTTCCAACTCAAACGTGATGGTGTTAACTATGGTGATGCCAAAGACGTTCCTCAAGCAGGCGGGGAAGTAAGCTGGTCTAACTTGCCATATTACCAAGATGGCAAGAATGAGCCTTCTGTCTACACGGTTGAAGAAACTGGCGTAGAAGGTACTGGCTATGAAGTAGCTTATAGTGATCAGACCGCTACAAGTGCAACTGTAACCAACACTTACCGTAACACTGAATTTAAAGCGACCAAAGTTTGGGCTGGCGACCAAGATGCAAGCAAGCGTCCGGCTGTTAAGTTCCAACTTAAGCGTGATGGTGCTAACTATGGCGATGCCAAAGACGTACCTCAAGCAGGCGGGGAAGTAAGCTGGTCTAACTTGCCATACTACCAAGATGGTAAGACTGACCCATCTGTTTACACAGTAGAAGAAACTGGCGTAGAAGGTACTGGCTATGAAGTAGCTTATAGCGATCAAACCGCAACAAGCGCTACTGTAACCAATACTTATCGTACTACCGAGTTCAAAGTAACCAAGGTATGGGCTGGCGATCAAGATGCAAGTAAGCGTCCGTCTGTCAAGTTCCAACTCAAACGTGATGGTGCTAACTATGGTGAAGCTAAGGATGTACCAAAAGAAGGCGGTTTAGTGACTTGGACTAACTTACCATACTACCAAGATGGTAAGACTGAGGCTTCTGTTTACACTGTAGAAGAATTAACTGAAACACCAAATGGCTATGAAGTTACCTACACTTCTGATGCTAATGGTAGTGTGACTGTAACTAACACCTTCAAGACAACCGGTTTTGTTGCAAGTAAAGTTTGGAAAGGCGATAAAGATTCTTCAGTTCGCCCTCAAGCTCAATTCCAACTCTACCGTGATGGGGTAGCTTATGGCCAACCGCAAGCTGTTCCAACAGTTGATGGTCAAGTTGCTTGGACTAACTTACCTTACTACCAAGAAGGTAAGAATGAAGCAAGTGTCTACACTGTTCAAGAAGTACAAGCAGTGGATTCTCCGTATGCAGCGACCTATGCTGATCAAACAGCAAGTACTGTGACTGTAACTAACACACTTCAAAACAAAACAACCAACTTTACCGTTAACAAGCAATGGCGTGGGTTTGGTGCTGATATGAAGCGTCCAAATGCTAAGTTCCAATTAAAACGTGACGGCCAAGCTTATGGTGAACTTCGTGATGTGCCAAAAGAAGACGGTCAAGTTGTTTGGACTGATTTACCACTCTATCAAGATGGGACTACTACACCAAGTGTCTACACTGTTGATGAGTTAGATCCATCTAATGAAGGCGGATATGAATGGAAGGTTGAGGATCTTACTGCCACTTCAGCTAAGATTATTAACTATAACACTGCCAATGAGAAACCTCCAACCCCACCAACTCCTTCTGGTAAGCGTGAATTACCTAAGACTGGTGAACAAGATACAATTTTAACTGGCTTGGCTGGCTTAAGTCTCTTATTAGCAGCGACTTATGTCATCTCTCCAGTACGTCGTCGTAACTAAGTTAGTGCGACCAATAGACGCAAACCCTAAATGCGTAAAAACTCAGAGCTTGAGCTCTGAGTTTTTTTAGTTTGTGATTATAAAAAAGCTCCCCCAATTGAGGGAGAGACAAATACTTATAATTGGAAGAATTCAACCAAGTAACGGGCTAAGCCGTCTTGGTCATTGGTGTAAGTCGTTATATCGTTAGCGATTGCCTTAAGAGGTTCAATGGCGTTTGCCATGGCTACACCATGGCCAGCATAAGCAATCATAGACAAATCATTGTGTTGGTCCCCAAAAGCCATAATATGAGAGTTAGGAATATGGTAGAACTTAGCTAGTCGATCAATCCCATAGGCTTTGTTAACTCCTTTTTGGACAACTTCCAAAAAGGGAAGGGTGCCGCCCCAAGTGTCAATATCCACCGTATGACCGTATTCTTTTAATAGTAGTTTTTTAATTGGCTCTTGAGTCTCAGCGGTTGAAAAGACGCTAAGTGATGTCGGGCCAAAGGTCAGACTCTCTGGTGTCATCAAGGTTAGATCGTTTGGATCAACTTGGAAGAAGGGACTATCCGGAATATCATAACTAGAAACAAATACATAGCCAGGTCCTTCAGCACAGACTAAGGAAACACCCAAGTCACGACTTTGATCCATAATTTTGAGTGCTAGTTCTCTTGGGACTTCCGCTTCATAGCGTGCTTGCCAGTTGGGACGACCAGGATAGTGGGCACAAGCTCCATTGAGGTTAAGAATGGGCGCCTGAGGGTCAAGCGCCTTGTAAAACTGTTGACTGTTGCGGTAAGGTCTCCCAGTGGCGATAACGACCAGGTGCCCCATATCACGTACTTTTTGTAGGACTTGAATGGTATAGGGACTTAATTGTGATTGATTATTTAAGGTTGTGCCATCTAAATCAATGGCGATGAGATAGGCTTGCATGGAAATCCTCCTTATCATCTTAGTATAGCCATTTCTGCCTTGGCTTTCAACTCTTAATGACAGGCAAGATGCTTGATTTTTCTACTAAATAGCTTACAATGAAGGAGTAATTGCCAAGGAAAGGGGCTTGTGACCATGAGTCAAGAACTAACAGAAAAACTACAGACCCAGATTCAAACCGCTTTGGAAGAAGTGATTGACCCAGAACTGGGAATTGATATCGTCAATCTTGGCTTGGTTTATGAAGTCGATTTAAGCGAAGAAGGGGTCTGTGAAGTTCAGATGACTTTGACCACAATTGGTTGTCCTTTAGCAGATGTTATCATCAATGATGTCAAACAGGCTTTGCTTAAGATTGACCAAATTAAAGAAGTTAAGGTTGAGTTGGTTTGGTATCCAGCTTGGGACCCAAGTCGCATGAGTCGCTATGCCCGTATCGCCTTAGGCGTTAAATTATAGGAGGGATATTATGCGTGAGTTAGCAGATTTACAAGCCGTTGAGGATTTCAAAGCACAAAATCCGGAGGGACTAGTCATTGATGTCCGGTCTCAAGCGGATTATGAAGAAGGTCATATGGAGGGAGCACTTCATCATCCTGAGGAAACTATCTTGACGGATTTAGCTGATAGAGATAAGACGTTGCCAATTGCGGTTTACTGTAACCGAGGTGTTAAGTCACGCCGTGTGGCACAAAGTCTCGAAGCAGCGGGCTTCAGCAATATTTACAACTATACACCTGGCTTAAAAGGTTAAGAAAAGTTTAAAGTCAAAAAAGGTCAGAGAAAACTCTTGACCTTTTTTGACTTTTGGTCTATACTAAGAATGTGCCCAAGATTGGGCTATTATTAAACACTAAAAACACTGACTATTTTTGACCAAACAACTATAAAGGAAGGTGCTAAGATGATTGAAAAAATGACAACAACCATGCAAGAAGCTTTGGGTCAAGCGCAACAGATTGCCATTACCCGGCAACATCAGGAAATTGATATTCCTCATCTCTGGCATGTTCTGATTCAACCTAATGAATTTGCGGCACGTCTCTATGAAGAAATTGGCGTTCCTATGGAAGAATTTCGCCAACTAGTCAACAAGGAGATTGACGCAATCAGTGTCGTATCAGGAAGCAATGTCCAGTATGGCCAAGCCATTAGTCAACGACTTAACCAACTTTTTGCAGTAGCTAACCAGATTGCTAAGGACAATAAGGATGAATTTTTATCTACTGAAGTTGTTCTATTGGCACTCTACAAACAAAAGGGCAATCCCTTGACTCAATTCTTGAATCAACATGATATCAGTGAGTCTAAATTAAAAGAACGTATCGATCAATTGAGAGGAGGATCACGCGTGACTTCACAAAACCAAGAAGAAACCTATGAAGCTTTAGCCAAGTATGCTACAAACCTTGTCCAAGCCGTAAGAGAGAATAAACTAGATCCAGTCATCGGACGTGATGAAGAAATTCGGGATGTCATCCGAATCCTATCACGTAAGACCAAGAACAACCCAGTCTTAATCGGGGAACCAGGTGTTGGTAAGACTGCCATTGTGGAAGGTTTAGCCCATCGTATTGTAAGACGCGATGTACCTGAGAACCTCAAAGATAAGGAAATCTACAGCCTTGATATGGGGGCCTTGATTGCCGGAGCCAAGTATCGCGGTGAATTTGAAGAACGTCTCAAGGCCGTTCTTAAGGAAGTGAAACAGTCAGAAGGCAGAATCTTGCTCTTCATTGATGAGATTCACCTGATTGTGGGGGCTGGTAAGACAGATGGCGCTATGGACGCCGGCAACTTGCTCAAACCTATGTTGGCGCGTGGGGAGTTGCACTGTATTGGTGCCACTACCTTAGACGAATATCGTGAGAACATTGAAAAGGATAAGGCTTTGGAACGTCGTTTCCAACGGGTACTTGTTCAAGAGCCGACCGTGGAAGATACCATTTCCATTCTGCGGGGGCTTAAGGAACGCTTCGAAATCCACCATGGGGTTAACATTCATGACAACGCCTTGGTGGCAGCAGCTATCCTGTCCAATCGCTACATTACCGATCGTTTCTTACCTGATAAGGCTATCGACTTAGTGGACGAGGCCTGTGCTACCATTCGGGTGGAAATTAACTCTATGCCGACAGAAATGGACCAAGTCAATCGTCGTCTCATGCAACTCGAAATCGAAGAAGCAGCACTTAAGAAAGAACACGACGAAGCAAGTAAGAAACGCTTAGAGAACTTACAAGAAGAATTGGCTGATTTACGCGAACAAGCCAACATGCTCAAAATGCGTTGGGAAATCGAAAAAGAAGCTTCAAACAAAATGCGTGACAAACGCCTGGAGTTAGAAGCGGCTCGTCACC
This genomic window contains:
- a CDS encoding Cna B-type domain-containing protein, which produces MKENVKWAKLFAILMLIFSVLSGPLEAFAQDVSSAPDVEELVSSSVNSSSNDDANENASSESGEEASFPQAQALNTNINGTPKALHNAVRSAIVWDYNNAREATKDEDGNYVLREGSLFGFEMQFDLADYDYNLNNGDYFEYEIPAPLTVLAGSFDLIDGPTGIAVGVAEVTSNGPGQGGSVHISIQNLEKYLEAKKADTAYGVRGSFFVQFKSDTIKTPVTIRLKDKGSAAGVNIVLKVNPRGPVTDNGPYLSGENFNKLWGVMIEDPWESVALGTTGNYVHPWRVRLNASLGKYNKYVVYDEISQGSGDMQFIPESFRLLSGKKINQNWGLDDGYELEEGSDYSISFSDNYTKFKMTIFNPSGKPFILDYKTTAPGDGSTVGNVISVQGDDKPLPNNAVNNSTKEEVRRRSSLTEGGAIQLNVAYRIVINKVDAETKKPLAGAVFKVTDPDGNEFRLAPTGTDGSTISDKIKDSLAEKGTFKIQEETAPAGYELSNDVTEVTVTETGVIRTIENKKRSTGFKATKVWVGDQDASKRPSVKFQLKRDGANYGDVKDVPKAGGVVTWSNLPYYQDGKTDPSVYTVEETGVEGTGYEVAYSDQTATSATVTNTYRNTEFKATKVWAGDQDASKRPAVKFQLKRDGVNYGDAKDVPQAGGEVSWSNLPYYQDGKNEPSVYTVEETGVEGTGYEVAYSDQTATSATVTNTYRNTEFKATKVWAGDQDASKRPAVKFQLKRDGANYGDAKDVPQAGGEVSWSNLPYYQDGKTDPSVYTVEETGVEGTGYEVAYSDQTATSATVTNTYRTTEFKVTKVWAGDQDASKRPSVKFQLKRDGANYGEAKDVPKEGGLVTWTNLPYYQDGKTEASVYTVEELTETPNGYEVTYTSDANGSVTVTNTFKTTGFVASKVWKGDKDSSVRPQAQFQLYRDGVAYGQPQAVPTVDGQVAWTNLPYYQEGKNEASVYTVQEVQAVDSPYAATYADQTASTVTVTNTLQNKTTNFTVNKQWRGFGADMKRPNAKFQLKRDGQAYGELRDVPKEDGQVVWTDLPLYQDGTTTPSVYTVDELDPSNEGGYEWKVEDLTATSAKIINYNTANEKPPTPPTPSGKRELPKTGEQDTILTGLAGLSLLLAATYVISPVRRRN
- the clpB gene encoding ATP-dependent chaperone ClpB, whose product is MIEKMTTTMQEALGQAQQIAITRQHQEIDIPHLWHVLIQPNEFAARLYEEIGVPMEEFRQLVNKEIDAISVVSGSNVQYGQAISQRLNQLFAVANQIAKDNKDEFLSTEVVLLALYKQKGNPLTQFLNQHDISESKLKERIDQLRGGSRVTSQNQEETYEALAKYATNLVQAVRENKLDPVIGRDEEIRDVIRILSRKTKNNPVLIGEPGVGKTAIVEGLAHRIVRRDVPENLKDKEIYSLDMGALIAGAKYRGEFEERLKAVLKEVKQSEGRILLFIDEIHLIVGAGKTDGAMDAGNLLKPMLARGELHCIGATTLDEYRENIEKDKALERRFQRVLVQEPTVEDTISILRGLKERFEIHHGVNIHDNALVAAAILSNRYITDRFLPDKAIDLVDEACATIRVEINSMPTEMDQVNRRLMQLEIEEAALKKEHDEASKKRLENLQEELADLREQANMLKMRWEIEKEASNKMRDKRLELEAARHQLEEAEASYDLEQAAVLRHGKIPQLEKELAELEAKETVPRHERLTQESVTDEEIAQVVGRLTGIPVNRLVEGEREKLLKLSDTLHERVIGQDEAVDKVAEAVLRSRAGLQNPNRPIGSFLFLGPTGVGKTELAKALAETLFDSESHLVRIDMSEYMEKHNVSRLVGAPPGYVGYEEGGQLTEAVRRTPYTIVLLDEIEKAHPDVFNILLQVLDDGRLTDSKGRTVDFKNTVLIMTSNIGSSLLLEGVEDDGSINPETAAQVRQLLRQHFKPEFLNRIDDTVLFTPLAQSHMNKIVFKLLKSLQERLAYQDISLELDDQAATWLAHNGYDPVYGARPLMRYMTRELETPLAKAIIAGDIQPNSHVMVQLEDDHLVFESKPNQE
- a CDS encoding Cof-type HAD-IIB family hydrolase; protein product: MQAYLIAIDLDGTTLNNQSQLSPYTIQVLQKVRDMGHLVVIATGRPYRNSQQFYKALDPQAPILNLNGACAHYPGRPNWQARYEAEVPRELALKIMDQSRDLGVSLVCAEGPGYVFVSSYDIPDSPFFQVDPNDLTLMTPESLTFGPTSLSVFSTAETQEPIKKLLLKEYGHTVDIDTWGGTLPFLEVVQKGVNKAYGIDRLAKFYHIPNSHIMAFGDQHNDLSMIAYAGHGVAMANAIEPLKAIANDITTYTNDQDGLARYLVEFFQL
- the lspA gene encoding signal peptidase II is translated as MLVALVTIVGLIIADQGLKFWVVSNLAVGSQIKLIPGYFSLTYVQNRGASWGILPGAQGLFIAITVLAVTFFSYKIYKKQASSSWVNFAYGCLVGGALGNLIDRLVNGYVVDMLQTDFISFPIFNLADSALTIGVIILLLLAKEQDLSLF
- a CDS encoding YkyA family protein — encoded protein: MKRFKYLLILLCSCLFLVACDNSLTRVDRAVGLIQEDTTAILNDLTEIQTQEKNLQAAFETDLGQNDLALFNKNDSQVEKNIQERKSRIDDINKKRTHLQEMLKELSQGTDNKNLPTEKFQDISNDINQLDQDLATYVTDYATNLALESQSFKSIANPESNYQSFFDVLKNVNTLSTTNLMNLDKVLPHFEKLNANLVNLKVELVKLKEQKK
- a CDS encoding rhodanese-like domain-containing protein translates to MRELADLQAVEDFKAQNPEGLVIDVRSQADYEEGHMEGALHHPEETILTDLADRDKTLPIAVYCNRGVKSRRVAQSLEAAGFSNIYNYTPGLKG
- a CDS encoding metal-sulfur cluster assembly factor; translated protein: MSQELTEKLQTQIQTALEEVIDPELGIDIVNLGLVYEVDLSEEGVCEVQMTLTTIGCPLADVIINDVKQALLKIDQIKEVKVELVWYPAWDPSRMSRYARIALGVKL
- a CDS encoding RluA family pseudouridine synthase gives rise to the protein MTAEEFQLKGQAGRLDKILTDLMPGESRSTIQKIIKDGLVKVDGHHQKANFKLKGDECLLVERRILIVEEDTLPEPEAMDLNIVYEDDDILVINKPAGLVVHPSKGHLQGTLVNGLLHYLNGNLSSGSDLYRPGIVHRIDKDTSGLLVVAKHNAAHQALADQLVNHDMRRSYRALVHGHVKAPQGTIEAPLQRDPANRLRWTVAKDGKYALTRFQVLESYENATLLDLELETGRTHQIRVHLEFIGHPLVGDPVYRKGLDHVKGSLVHDMSGQLLHAYALKLQHPRTGEWLEFKAPLPGHFEQVLSQLA
- a CDS encoding DUF2786 domain-containing protein, whose product is MNPNDKILDKIRNLLELAEDGNQDEESQTALLMAQKLMLKHKISQHELDAATSLDVIVTRSLSVYKTLFWWEKLLARTIADNFRIMLYVQSTRLPHQSKTQRKIVYMGYQSDVDLAYHVFQLATKAMKYHAGQHLKLVSQDLTSSQKQSQRRAYYQGFMDGLAAKYERQRQVMVAEEAGYSLVIQVPEEVREAFRAQVQGHIVFKQPHVTEEGLAYESGYQQAKSMSLEAAQLDCGDN